One part of the Treponema peruense genome encodes these proteins:
- a CDS encoding ATP-binding protein yields MDINSIEAGSRLLASTLHEIRTPIQTIISSAELLEATSLNTEQTEYTRQIELSANALLQLANDVLDFTKMQTSSFKLECIPYDAATLTERVVDTVCMEAFKKGLEVITDIDPALPSSIMGDPVRIQQVILNLVKNAVKFTEKGFILVRVSVNKAKALFEIIDSGIGIPKEKQNLVFNEFYQIDSSTARRSYGTGLGLAICHNLVKMMGGTIGVLQNPSGGSNFWFSVPFESAEITQTDEQKTPSLKDNIFVIESSALARKALARKLSVLTQGMVVCAKNCSEAEHILSEAKYNDVKFSTALSVLPESDEESALLANNLSCSPHLRNAEFLLMVPEGTNETRSIPGIRGFFSGVIRKPIKREQLKNILSHENSMQIHTAQEQFGSQPFPKIAKGLVILIAEDHPVNRKLLQTFVERFGAEIFLAEDGIEAVEQTERHPEIDMIFMDILMPRKNGLDATVEIRKKGYRGIIVACTANNDPSIFDSYKEIGINDILIKPFKKDQIQQTIEKWNSLLTFQDKNDILSLVSVYNMASKLWDVVDFMDTTGNDPELSVSVMDEYMDQTRSILVKLKEEVAKQYPDFQTIELYLHTLKGSSMSVSANKFSSYSQKMQKSISEKNMVEFEATRTEFALDFLRLTDIVEKWKSSL; encoded by the coding sequence ATGGATATAAATTCTATAGAAGCAGGAAGCCGACTTCTTGCAAGCACACTGCACGAAATACGAACACCTATTCAGACTATAATAAGTTCTGCAGAACTTCTGGAAGCAACATCCCTGAACACAGAACAGACAGAATACACCAGGCAGATTGAATTAAGCGCGAACGCACTTCTTCAGCTGGCAAATGATGTTCTTGACTTTACAAAAATGCAGACCAGCAGTTTTAAACTGGAATGCATTCCCTATGACGCGGCAACTTTGACAGAACGCGTTGTTGACACAGTCTGCATGGAAGCCTTTAAAAAAGGGCTCGAAGTAATTACAGACATTGATCCAGCCCTTCCATCGTCAATAATGGGTGATCCCGTAAGAATCCAACAGGTAATTCTGAATCTTGTAAAAAATGCCGTAAAGTTTACCGAAAAAGGTTTTATTCTTGTAAGAGTTTCTGTAAACAAAGCAAAAGCTCTTTTTGAAATAATTGACAGCGGAATAGGAATTCCAAAAGAAAAGCAGAATCTTGTTTTCAATGAATTTTATCAGATAGACTCCAGTACAGCGCGGCGCTCTTACGGTACAGGACTTGGCCTTGCAATATGCCACAACCTTGTCAAAATGATGGGCGGAACAATCGGTGTACTTCAGAATCCGAGCGGAGGTTCAAACTTCTGGTTTTCTGTTCCTTTTGAAAGTGCCGAAATTACACAGACAGATGAACAGAAAACGCCTTCTCTCAAAGACAATATTTTCGTAATTGAATCGAGCGCACTTGCAAGAAAGGCTCTGGCAAGAAAACTTTCAGTTCTCACGCAAGGAATGGTTGTATGCGCAAAAAACTGCAGCGAAGCAGAACACATTCTTAGCGAAGCAAAATACAACGATGTAAAATTCAGCACGGCACTTTCTGTTTTGCCCGAGTCAGATGAAGAGTCTGCACTTCTTGCAAACAATCTTTCGTGCTCACCACATCTGCGCAATGCAGAATTCCTTCTGATGGTTCCGGAAGGTACAAATGAAACACGTTCCATTCCGGGAATACGCGGATTTTTTTCAGGAGTAATCAGGAAGCCCATAAAAAGGGAACAGCTTAAAAATATTCTGTCGCACGAAAACTCAATGCAAATTCACACGGCGCAGGAACAGTTCGGTTCACAACCCTTCCCCAAAATTGCAAAAGGCCTTGTCATTCTTATTGCAGAAGACCATCCCGTAAACCGCAAACTTTTGCAGACATTTGTCGAGCGCTTTGGTGCAGAAATTTTCCTTGCCGAAGACGGAATAGAAGCGGTAGAACAGACAGAGCGCCATCCCGAAATAGACATGATTTTTATGGACATCCTCATGCCAAGAAAAAACGGTCTTGATGCAACTGTAGAAATACGAAAAAAAGGTTACCGCGGAATAATCGTCGCCTGCACTGCAAACAACGACCCTTCAATTTTTGACTCCTACAAAGAAATCGGAATCAACGATATTCTTATAAAGCCGTTCAAAAAAGATCAGATTCAGCAGACAATAGAAAAGTGGAATTCACTTCTTACATTTCAGGACAAAAATGATATTCTTTCACTTGTTTCTGTTTACAACATGGCGTCAAAACTATGGGATGTCGTTGACTTTATGGACACAACCGGCAACGACCCGGAACTTTCGGTTTCTGTCATGGACGAATACATGGACCAGACGCGGTCAATTCTTGTCAAATTAAAGGAAGAAGTTGCCAAACAATACCCCGACTTTCAGACAATTGAACTGTATCTTCACACTCTCAAAGGAAGCAGCATGAGTGTAAGTGCAAACAAATTTTCTTCTTATTCGCAAAAAATGCAGAAAAGTATTTCAGAAAAAAACATGGTTGAATTTGAAGCTACACGCACCGAATTTGCGCTGGACTTTCTGAGGCTTACAGATATTGTAGAAAAATGGAAATCATCACTATGA
- a CDS encoding flavin reductase family protein has protein sequence MMKNIRPEALTDNPFKMIGKDWMLVTACTKREDEDGKIITGRPNTMTASWGGVGILWNKPVATIYIRPTRYTKEIIDQTDTFSLSVLSEKFKNALDYCGCHSGRDGDKFRPAKLDVEYMNGTPWIKQARLVLFCRKLYAQELNPFSFTDEHICDQNYRKNDFHTMYIGEITKVIADTK, from the coding sequence ATGATGAAGAATATCCGTCCGGAAGCGCTTACAGACAATCCGTTCAAAATGATCGGCAAAGACTGGATGCTTGTTACAGCCTGCACAAAAAGAGAAGACGAAGACGGGAAAATCATCACAGGAAGACCGAATACAATGACAGCAAGCTGGGGCGGTGTAGGCATTCTGTGGAACAAACCCGTCGCAACAATTTATATACGCCCTACACGCTACACAAAAGAAATTATTGACCAGACAGACACTTTTTCACTGAGCGTTCTGAGCGAAAAATTCAAAAATGCACTGGACTACTGCGGATGTCATTCAGGCCGCGACGGAGACAAATTTCGCCCTGCAAAACTCGATGTAGAATACATGAACGGAACACCGTGGATAAAACAGGCAAGGCTTGTTCTCTTCTGCAGAAAACTCTATGCACAGGAACTTAACCCTTTCTCTTTTACTGACGAACATATCTGTGACCAGAATTACAGAAAAAACGACTTTCACACAATGTATATAGGAGAAATAACAAAGGTAATAGCAGATACAAAATAA
- a CDS encoding histidinol-phosphatase yields the protein MEIITMKCNYHTHTTFCDGKASPEETARIAFEKKFDILGFSGHSMYPFSSDWHIASREHSAYCAEIERLKKLYASKMQIMLGFEADYIPGVCSPDFDCYKEFNPDYLIGSVHFIPCKDGFFEADGNPDQVRQQVASLLKGNTKLAVQKYFALEREMLQKGNFSIIGHADLIRKQNSKSRFFDENELWYKRELKATAKAILKAGACAEINTGGMARGYMNTPYPSPYFLELLHEEGVPIILCSDAHSPDFLDYAFDEAATYAKKAGYTELSYLVPGELKFQKI from the coding sequence ATGGAAATCATCACTATGAAATGCAATTACCACACCCACACAACATTCTGCGACGGAAAGGCTTCTCCTGAAGAAACTGCACGCATTGCCTTTGAAAAAAAATTTGATATTCTTGGCTTCAGCGGCCACTCGATGTATCCTTTTTCGAGCGACTGGCATATTGCTTCAAGGGAACATTCCGCTTATTGTGCAGAAATAGAAAGGCTTAAAAAACTGTACGCTTCAAAAATGCAGATAATGCTTGGTTTTGAGGCCGACTATATTCCTGGAGTATGCTCACCCGATTTTGATTGCTACAAAGAATTCAATCCCGACTATCTTATAGGCTCTGTACATTTTATTCCGTGCAAAGACGGTTTTTTTGAAGCCGACGGAAACCCGGACCAGGTCAGGCAGCAGGTTGCATCTCTTTTAAAGGGAAACACAAAACTTGCAGTCCAAAAATACTTTGCTCTTGAACGAGAAATGCTTCAGAAAGGAAACTTTTCTATCATAGGACATGCAGATCTTATTCGAAAGCAGAATTCAAAAAGCCGTTTTTTTGACGAAAATGAATTGTGGTACAAAAGGGAACTCAAGGCAACTGCAAAGGCCATTTTAAAAGCAGGTGCCTGTGCAGAAATCAATACAGGCGGAATGGCACGCGGCTATATGAACACACCGTACCCGTCACCGTACTTTCTTGAACTTTTGCACGAAGAAGGCGTTCCAATTATACTCTGTTCCGATGCACACAGTCCTGACTTTCTTGATTATGCATTTGACGAAGCAGCAACATATGCAAAAAAAGCCGGATACACAGAACTTTCGTACCTTGTACCCGGCGAACTTAAGTTTCAGAAGATATAA
- a CDS encoding TetR/AcrR family transcriptional regulator — MGEKIKKDDIIKALLDMAFAHSTSGTSLSDIAGALGIKKASLYNHFESREDLILRTTESCAEYLASISFIPADIDSVAKRYPPETVLKGIVSRYIKMHEKSPLFQIYTFVESQKYFSPEAAKIIKDEREKITAQTCKVFEALLEAGTVSVKKELIPDAAQWFCSGVCDIMSIHLLERKKIVMENPKSGEGELFTLSGDDSSLDRINSLAESFSQLLK, encoded by the coding sequence ATGGGTGAAAAAATCAAAAAAGACGACATAATCAAGGCTCTTCTGGATATGGCTTTTGCACATTCCACCAGCGGAACAAGCCTTTCGGACATAGCAGGCGCACTCGGAATAAAAAAAGCGTCCCTTTACAACCACTTTGAAAGCAGGGAAGACCTTATTCTGCGCACTACCGAATCCTGTGCCGAATATCTGGCTTCAATCAGTTTTATTCCGGCAGACATAGATTCCGTTGCAAAAAGGTATCCTCCCGAGACAGTCCTTAAGGGAATTGTAAGCCGCTATATTAAAATGCACGAAAAATCACCCCTTTTTCAGATTTATACTTTTGTTGAAAGCCAGAAATATTTTTCTCCCGAAGCCGCAAAGATTATAAAAGACGAGCGCGAAAAAATAACTGCGCAAACCTGCAAAGTATTCGAAGCACTTCTTGAAGCCGGAACAGTTTCTGTAAAAAAAGAGCTCATTCCTGATGCAGCACAGTGGTTCTGCTCGGGTGTATGCGACATAATGAGCATTCATCTTCTTGAAAGAAAGAAAATTGTCATGGAAAATCCAAAGTCCGGTGAAGGAGAACTTTTTACTCTTTCCGGTGACGATTCATCCCTTGACCGCATTAATTCACTTGCCGAATCTTTCTCGCAACTTTTAAAATAG
- a CDS encoding pyridoxal-phosphate dependent enzyme produces the protein MHFVSTRDENNKVTFKKAVLDCMPSDGGLYVPYDTGDLRRWILYADENTSFASLAGSLTSAMINDEFSPIICEAIATGAFPVNPVLRPLDENLFMLELYHGATGTFKDFGVSYLASALETILRMDGEKAILLDATAGELGACMAAALRGKKLVKSVLLCPKGRLRGMDEADFVWNGGNIYPVEVDGSEEDCHNLVRRIFADRSLLEKYHLTVANTANIGRLLPQAFFYTFAFSRLKKIVSGDIFYALSAGNYGNLVSGLYGWKMALPVNGFVVPSTANLRLDAQGACMVLDSMVPLSKRTPADPADPSNIERLEQIFNANSLMLRSFVFPAPVSEEEKIAACKELFIKYKVYADSDTASAYAAAKKRGDVVCGEDGTVVLVARDSPCLDSKFIRRSIGEEPEVTENVSGAFRPVSLTRPAIAPDDIDSLVSVLNSLNLLRIF, from the coding sequence ATGCACTTTGTAAGCACGAGAGATGAAAATAATAAAGTCACATTCAAAAAGGCTGTCCTTGACTGTATGCCTTCTGACGGCGGGCTTTATGTTCCTTATGACACCGGGGATTTGAGGCGCTGGATTCTGTATGCAGACGAAAACACCAGTTTTGCAAGCCTTGCAGGTTCTCTTACTTCGGCAATGATCAATGACGAGTTTAGCCCCATAATATGCGAGGCAATTGCAACAGGAGCGTTTCCTGTAAATCCTGTTCTGAGGCCGCTGGATGAAAATCTGTTTATGCTGGAACTTTACCACGGTGCTACAGGTACCTTCAAGGATTTTGGCGTTTCCTACCTTGCGTCGGCACTGGAAACAATACTCAGAATGGACGGCGAAAAGGCAATACTTCTTGACGCAACAGCCGGTGAACTCGGTGCGTGTATGGCTGCGGCTCTTCGCGGAAAAAAGCTTGTAAAGTCGGTGCTTTTGTGTCCCAAAGGCAGGCTGCGCGGAATGGACGAAGCCGATTTTGTCTGGAACGGAGGAAACATTTATCCTGTTGAAGTAGACGGAAGTGAAGAGGACTGCCACAATCTTGTACGCAGAATCTTTGCAGACAGAAGCCTTTTAGAAAAGTATCATCTTACGGTGGCAAATACTGCAAATATAGGACGTCTTCTTCCGCAGGCATTCTTTTATACATTTGCATTTTCGCGCTTAAAGAAAATAGTAAGCGGCGATATTTTTTATGCTCTTTCAGCAGGAAATTATGGTAATCTTGTTTCAGGCCTTTACGGATGGAAAATGGCGCTCCCCGTAAACGGATTCGTTGTTCCTTCCACTGCAAATCTGCGGCTTGATGCACAGGGAGCATGCATGGTTTTGGACAGCATGGTTCCGCTCAGCAAGCGAACGCCGGCAGATCCTGCAGACCCGTCAAATATAGAGCGTCTGGAACAGATTTTTAATGCCAATTCCCTTATGTTAAGAAGTTTTGTATTCCCAGCTCCTGTAAGTGAAGAAGAAAAGATAGCAGCCTGCAAGGAACTGTTTATAAAGTACAAAGTTTATGCAGACAGCGATACTGCCAGTGCCTATGCTGCGGCAAAAAAACGTGGCGATGTTGTATGCGGTGAAGATGGAACGGTTGTGCTTGTTGCCAGGGATTCCCCGTGTCTTGACTCAAAGTTCATCAGGCGCAGTATAGGGGAAGAGCCGGAAGTAACAGAAAATGTATCCGGAGCATTCAGGCCTGTTTCGCTTACAAGACCTGCTATTGCTCCGGATGATATTGATTCCCTTGTTTCAGTGCTTAATTCTTTGAATCTTTTGAGGATTTTTTAG
- a CDS encoding response regulator produces MKEVLLIDGSHLFREFLKEKLAEEQVHLENATGNRDAYTKIITMLPSLIIIEANDSLNSDIMDLLEKKRNDPNARRKPVILIGPTIERSKAATLVEYGVVKYFTKPIRFDVFFEAIGSILRQSFSFDETPCILDIHINGNLIFVEIARGLNREKLFLIKYKISEIITLHKLVNPKVILMLTNLQLSFVDGANLELLFDNITADERLSKRNIKVLSLDDFVADLIEGHPQYHGIEVAHNLQHILNSLVDGSRSSGTNITDFVSDKILMSEKGTDDGGAEIRFGEQTKDTSASTGNLLKIAIVDDDVIVRKILQSTFSAISGDCSLYQNGTEFVKAIISGQKFDLIILDLYINDMDGLSILRTLQKHNVMTPVIIYSQATQREMIFQAMSLGAKDFIEKPKKPEEILRRAVKVLHSSAS; encoded by the coding sequence ATGAAAGAAGTTCTTCTGATAGACGGCTCCCATCTGTTCCGTGAATTTCTCAAGGAAAAACTTGCCGAAGAACAGGTTCACCTGGAAAATGCAACAGGAAACAGGGATGCATACACTAAAATAATCACAATGCTTCCATCGTTAATTATAATTGAAGCAAACGACAGCCTGAATTCAGATATTATGGATCTTCTTGAAAAAAAACGTAATGATCCAAATGCACGACGCAAACCGGTTATTCTTATTGGACCAACAATTGAACGTTCAAAAGCCGCCACTCTTGTAGAATACGGCGTCGTAAAATATTTCACAAAGCCAATCCGCTTTGATGTTTTCTTTGAAGCAATTGGTTCAATTTTAAGACAGAGTTTTTCATTTGATGAAACGCCATGTATTCTTGACATTCACATTAACGGAAACCTTATTTTCGTAGAAATAGCACGCGGACTCAACAGGGAAAAACTTTTTTTAATCAAATACAAAATTTCAGAAATAATTACGCTGCACAAACTTGTCAATCCCAAAGTAATCCTTATGCTCACTAATCTTCAGTTGAGTTTTGTTGACGGCGCAAACTTGGAACTTCTGTTTGACAACATTACGGCCGATGAGCGCCTGAGCAAACGGAATATAAAAGTTCTTTCACTCGATGATTTTGTCGCAGACCTTATAGAAGGGCACCCGCAGTACCACGGAATAGAAGTGGCCCACAACCTGCAGCATATACTCAATTCACTGGTTGACGGAAGCCGTTCTTCGGGAACAAATATTACTGACTTTGTTTCGGACAAAATTCTTATGTCAGAAAAAGGAACAGATGACGGCGGTGCAGAAATCAGATTCGGTGAACAGACAAAAGATACTTCTGCTTCTACCGGAAACCTGCTTAAAATTGCAATTGTTGACGACGATGTTATTGTACGCAAGATTCTTCAGAGTACATTTTCTGCAATCAGCGGTGACTGCTCGCTTTACCAGAACGGCACGGAATTTGTAAAGGCAATTATTTCAGGACAGAAATTTGATCTTATAATTCTGGATCTTTATATAAACGACATGGACGGCCTGAGCATTCTACGCACACTGCAGAAACACAATGTTATGACACCGGTCATCATCTATTCACAGGCAACACAGCGCGAAATGATTTTCCAGGCAATGAGTCTTGGCGCAAAAGACTTTATAGAAAAACCCAAAAAGCCTGAAGAAATTTTGAGGCGGGCTGTTAAGGTCCTGCATTCGTCGGCTTCGTAA
- a CDS encoding DJ-1 family glyoxalase III, which translates to MKDGIKRVAVLLANGFEEIEALTPVDYLRRAGAEVSLVATGTSSRSVTGSHGINVTADINLDSYLASLRNSLPDAVIVPGGMPGSVNVSESRRALVLINEMFKAGKLVCAICAAPAVVLSRTEVLTGKKWTCYPGMENHSEESKKYAALHEENVPFVVDGNLITSRGPGTAEQFAMKIVETLFDAATSLEIAKTAVQR; encoded by the coding sequence ATGAAAGACGGAATAAAGCGTGTGGCGGTGCTTCTTGCAAACGGATTTGAAGAAATAGAAGCGCTGACTCCTGTGGATTATTTAAGAAGAGCAGGCGCAGAAGTTTCTCTTGTTGCGACAGGAACTTCATCGCGTTCGGTTACAGGTTCACACGGAATAAATGTTACTGCAGACATCAACCTTGATTCTTACCTTGCTTCGTTAAGGAACAGTCTGCCCGATGCAGTTATTGTTCCAGGTGGAATGCCGGGTTCGGTGAATGTTTCTGAAAGCAGGCGGGCTCTTGTTTTGATTAATGAAATGTTTAAGGCAGGAAAACTGGTGTGTGCAATCTGTGCTGCGCCCGCCGTTGTTCTGTCACGTACAGAAGTTCTTACCGGCAAGAAATGGACGTGTTATCCCGGCATGGAAAACCATAGCGAAGAGTCAAAGAAATATGCAGCCCTTCATGAAGAAAATGTTCCTTTTGTTGTAGACGGCAATTTGATTACTTCACGAGGTCCTGGTACTGCAGAACAGTTTGCAATGAAAATTGTAGAAACCCTGTTCGATGCCGCAACTTCACTTGAGATAGCAAAAACTGCAGTTCAGCGTTAA
- a CDS encoding TraR/DksA family transcriptional regulator: protein MKKDFPDKQKKKLISQRNEILDALAGRNEQLTKLVETVESGDDADIASDAIDRTLLNSLGEADQRRLLMIDRALDRIRQGTYGMCLTCGNPIPEARLEAIPYAALCVECQSKEERRNR from the coding sequence ATGAAAAAAGACTTTCCTGACAAACAAAAAAAGAAGCTTATTTCGCAGAGAAACGAGATACTGGACGCTCTTGCAGGCCGCAACGAACAGCTTACAAAGCTTGTAGAAACAGTAGAGTCCGGTGATGATGCCGATATCGCTTCTGATGCAATAGACAGAACACTTTTGAATTCTCTCGGAGAGGCAGACCAGAGACGTCTTCTTATGATTGACCGCGCTTTGGACAGAATCCGCCAGGGAACATACGGAATGTGTCTTACCTGCGGAAATCCTATTCCCGAAGCAAGACTTGAAGCAATTCCTTATGCTGCTCTTTGCGTAGAGTGCCAGTCAAAGGAAGAGCGTCGCAACCGCTAG
- a CDS encoding DUF2156 domain-containing protein, with the protein MSIPNFPEFVPLDMSLKEELVPFFKNISSGMCENTFASLILYSSYFNYRISRYSDLTLIVTCEPKNSEPFFYIIGKFLPAAEYIELCSSPAMEKYRIMRNAPAEIVPQYGEELCKAGFTVELDRDNCDYLYSRNDLALLKGKAFHKKKNLVNQFLKLYDKDVRELDDLTTKDAFSVLDKWKQHRLEEGGDDGDFEQCTLALKNRVFLDLKGIVVYAGGIPSGFCLGEFSSDEKMFICHFEKGIPKVQGIYQAVNKFTAEWLPESVELINREQDLGDEGLRHAKMSYRPCAMLEKYLIYRGEKCTL; encoded by the coding sequence ATGAGTATTCCGAATTTTCCGGAATTTGTTCCTTTGGACATGTCTTTGAAGGAAGAACTTGTTCCGTTTTTTAAGAATATCAGTAGCGGTATGTGCGAAAACACATTCGCTTCTTTAATTTTGTACAGCAGTTATTTTAATTACAGAATCAGCCGTTATTCAGATTTGACGCTGATTGTAACGTGCGAACCCAAAAACAGTGAACCGTTTTTTTATATTATTGGAAAATTTTTGCCGGCAGCAGAATATATTGAACTTTGTTCTTCTCCTGCAATGGAAAAATACAGAATAATGAGAAACGCACCTGCAGAAATTGTTCCGCAGTATGGGGAGGAGCTCTGCAAAGCCGGGTTTACCGTGGAACTTGACCGCGACAACTGTGACTATCTGTATTCCAGAAATGATCTTGCTCTTCTTAAGGGCAAGGCTTTCCATAAGAAAAAGAATCTTGTAAATCAGTTTTTAAAGCTTTATGATAAAGATGTACGTGAACTGGATGATTTGACAACAAAAGATGCTTTTTCTGTTCTGGACAAATGGAAACAGCACCGTTTGGAAGAGGGCGGTGATGACGGTGACTTTGAGCAGTGCACTCTTGCGCTTAAAAACCGTGTGTTTTTGGACTTAAAGGGTATTGTTGTCTATGCCGGCGGAATTCCTTCAGGATTTTGTCTTGGGGAATTTTCTTCTGATGAAAAAATGTTTATATGTCATTTTGAAAAGGGAATTCCCAAAGTTCAGGGAATTTATCAGGCAGTAAATAAATTTACTGCAGAATGGCTTCCTGAAAGCGTAGAACTTATTAACCGGGAGCAGGATCTTGGCGATGAAGGTCTAAGACATGCAAAAATGTCGTACAGGCCGTGCGCTATGTTGGAAAAATACCTGATTTATAGAGGTGAAAAATGCACTTTGTAA